GCACCTGTTCACCTTCTCCAAGACGCCCAAGCAGAAGCGCGGCAACCGTGGCACGGGCCACCTGCGCGACATGGACGCGAAGAAGGTCATCAAGGAGCTGTTCCCCTACGGCGCCTGAGTCGTCCTCGGGTTTGAACCAATCGTGAGTCCTGGCGGAGCGGCGTGAGGCCAGCGCCCCGGGCTCCCTTCCAGAAGTCAGGAGTGTGTCATGCGCGTCAAAAAGGGTTTCAAGGCTCGTCGTCGTCGTAATCGCATTCTCAAGCTTGCGAAGGGCTTCCGCGGCCGTCGCAAGAACTGCTACCGCCGTGCGAACCAGGCCGTCGAGCGCGCCCTGGACTACGCCACCCGCGACCGCGCGGTGCGCAAGCGCAACTTCCGCTCCCTGTGGATCGTCCGCATCAACGCGGCCGCCCGCACCGTGGGCCTGTCCTACTCGAAGCTGATCGCCGGCCTGGCGAAGGCGAAGATCTCCCTGGACCGCAAGGTCCTGTCGGATCTGGCCATCGCGGACCCCGCGGGCTTTGCCGCCATCGCCAACATCGCGAAGGCAGCCTGAGACACGGCCGGCGGTGACGCCGGCTCCCGAAGCTGAAACGGGCTGCCTCCACCAGGGGGCGGCCCTTTTTTTTGCCCGGTGCCAGAAGGCGTTCCGGGGCGTGAATGGAAGGCGGGAAGAGGACCATGCGAGACCGGTTGCAGGCGTTGGCGGACGCGGCGCGCCAGGAGATCTCCGGCGTGTCGGAGCCCTCGCAGGTGGAGGCGTTGCGCATCCGCTACCTGGGCAAGAAGGGCGAGCTGTCCGCGGTGCTGGGCGGCATGGGCAAGCTGCCCCCGGATGAGCGGCGCGCGTTGGGAGAGATCGCCAACACCGTCAAGGCGGAGCTGGAGCAGCTACTGGCGGACGCCACGAAGCGGGCGGAGGAGGCCGCGCTGGAGGCCCAGCTGAAGGGCCCGAAGCTGGACGTGACGCTGCCCGGGCGCGCGGTGCTGCCCGGCGGACGGCACCCGGTGTCGCGCACGCTGGAGGACATCGTCCGCACGTTCGCGCGCCTCGGGTTCGAGGTGGCCGTTGGGCCGGAGATCGAGCTCGACTACTTCAACTTCGAGGCGCTGAACCTGCCCAAGGACCACCCCGCGCGGGACATGCAGGACACGTTCTACGTGGACGAGCCCT
The sequence above is drawn from the Corallococcus sp. NCRR genome and encodes:
- the rpmI gene encoding 50S ribosomal protein L35; translation: MPKLKTRSAAKKRFHVKKSGQVKFGKAFSKHLFTFSKTPKQKRGNRGTGHLRDMDAKKVIKELFPYGA
- the rplT gene encoding 50S ribosomal protein L20 — translated: MRVKKGFKARRRRNRILKLAKGFRGRRKNCYRRANQAVERALDYATRDRAVRKRNFRSLWIVRINAAARTVGLSYSKLIAGLAKAKISLDRKVLSDLAIADPAGFAAIANIAKAA